GTTGTATAGTGCTGCGCAGCAGTATTTATATGTGTATAACAATACGCAGTTTAAAATTATTAGTACGAATGCTGCACGGTCTTTCGTTCCTGATGCCATGTATTCTGAAGAGGCTTCCAACATCTCCATACCGAACATCTGGATTAGAGAAAGTATTGATTTGCCGGAATCGCCCATGTTTTCAGTGCGAGTACCTATAAACAATAATGTGTCGCTACGTAATATTGGACAATTACTTGTTTATTTCAATTCCAATAAAATATGGGGTAGTCTGGATAATTATAAAGATAAATTTAAAGGTACAATTCTTGTGTTATCTAGTACTGGCGATGTTATTTTTGATTCGTCGGGTATTTATTATGGCAATAAGTATCCATACGCTGAACAGATAAACACGGTATACGATAACGATGTAACCAAGGAAGGAATGTCGATCACGAAGTTAACCGATATTCAGGGTGGATACACTGTACTCAGTTTGGTCCCTAAGAATGAACTAGCTGCTTCGTATCGTGGAATTAGAAATACGATTCTAATGATTAGTTCGATTTGTATTTTGTTCGCAATTTTGATCTCCTCCTTGTTCATCAATAATTTTGCTAAACGAACGCATAGCATTATCCAATTTACAAGAAAGGTGAAGAATGGTGATTTAAACGCGAGAGTTACAGAGATTAGAGAAGATGAACTTGGACAAATTTCTAAGAGTTTCAACGAGATGCTAGAGGAGCTTAATTTGTATATTGATCGGGTCTACAAAGCAGAAATTAAGCAAAAACATACCGAGATTGCTGCATTAGAGGCGAGAGTTAATCCTCATTTTTTATACAACACACTTGAAGTAATTCGGATGCGAGCGATTTCTCAAGGGGCATCGGATGTTGGAGAAATGATCTATAGCCTTTCGGTACTGTTCAAAAGTTATGTTCAGCAGAAGCCAAGGTATACGCTGAAGGATGAACTTGAAGCCTGCCGAATGTATTTGGAACTATTCAGGATTCGATACAAGGATAAGTTCACTTATCAAATCCTTTGCGACAAGAAGCTGGAGAATAAAATTGTATTAAAAATGTCTCTGCAGCCGATTATTGAGAACTACATTCTCCATGGGATGCGCACGGATTGGACGGATAATCAAATCAGAATTACGGTGACAGATGAGAATGAATACCTTTGTGTTGAAGTTAGAGATAATGGACAAGGTATTCATCCAGAGAGATTGGCACAAATTAAGGAGGGATTGCTCCATCCTGATATTTACTCGGGGTCATTTGGCATTCGTAGCATACACGAAAGACTAAAATTACTGTATGGAAGAATGTATGGTGTTGATATTGAAAGTGAACTAGGAAAAGGAACAGTGGTAACCATATGGTTCCCCAACCAAGGGGAGGGTGATCTCAACAATGTATAAAGTGTTTATTGTAGATGACGAACCGTTTATTATTGAGGGTTTGTATGATATTGTCGATTGGGCTTCAATGGGGATGGAGATTGTGGGTCAAGCTGAGAATGGGGCTGAAGCATTAGAGGCGTTAAAGCTGATTCCTGCGGATATTCTGGTTACCGATATTTCCATGCCGAAGATGAACGGACTTGATCTCATTCGTAATGTACGTGAATTTCGGCCGGAGCTTAAAGTAATCGTGTTAAGTGGATTTAATGATTTTGATTATTTAAAAGAGGGCATGACACTCGGTATAGAAAATTATTTGTTGAAGCCGATTAATCTGGAGGAATTCAAGGCAACACTGAACATAGTAGTTGAGAAATTAAATGAGTCTAAGGCAAGGTATGCTACCTTAAATGAATATAGCATTATGATTTTGCGGGACAATGTGATGCAACGATGGATAAAACAACAGATTCGTCCCCGGGAGTTCCAGGAACGTGCTGATCTTCTGGGCATTGTTCTTGATAAAAACTTTGTAATGGTTTCGCTATTACGATTGGAGCATTCTAATCAAGAGGTATTCGAGATCGTACTGAATCAGTTGAAGAGTAACGAGGGGATCATTCCATTCCGTGATATGGATGGAGACATTGTATTGTTGTATAACTTTGATGATCCGGAGCAGGGAATAAACGAAGCAAATTTGATAAATAATAAACTGATGAGTGTCCTGTCAGCGTATGAGCCTCTGCGTCTGTCCATAGGGAGTGTGGAAGAAATAGAGGTGGAACCATCCCGAAGTTACACCTTCGCCAAAAAAGTGCAGGAGTACTTCATGATCTTCCCGGAACAAAATGTTCTTCGCTATGATGACCTCAAAGAGCACCAAGCAAATGCTGAAGATGGTCTCCATATGAACTGGAGTGACTACGCCAAGCTAATTGTAGCTAAGAATAAAGAGGGACTACTTGCACGTATTGAAGTGGATTTTGGATCACTTCGGCAAATGGGAGGAATATCCCCTGGTCTTCTTCAGGACATAGCCATGGAATGGATTATTCGTTTCAAAATGCAACTGGAGGAAATTCGGCATGCTGAAGAGCCTGATCTTTACAAGCTTCATTTCGAGAGAATTCGAACAACATTTTCTATTGATGAGCTGATTGATATCATGAAGGAAGTTGCGAATATTACTATAGATTCTCTGACTAACGATATGAAGAGTCCAGTAGTTCAGCAGGTGCTAAATTTTATCAAGCAGTCTTATAACGAAGATGTGTCACTTAAGACACTTGGAGCTTTATATAATATCCATCCTGTCTATTTGGGGCAACTGTTCCATAAGGAGGTTGGTGAGTCTTTTACTGATTATATTAATTGGTATCGGATTGAAAAGGCCAAGGAGTTACTTCGAATAAGTCAAATGAAAGTTCATGAAATCGCTCGAAGTGTCGGTTATTGGGAAACTGGATATTTTTACAAGCAATTTAAAAAATATGTAGGGATCTCCCCGACAGAATATAAAGGGCTCAGTTAGCGATTCCCGCTAGCGGCCTTTTTTTTCTTTATTTTGTACATGATCTTTAGTTTGTACAGTATTTATTTAGTTTCACTTCTATTTGAAAATGCTTTCATAAATTAAAGTTAAGGTAGTCCTTATGGGACGCAGACAAGATAGAACAGTAAGGTAATCAAAGGGAGGGTATTCAACAATGAGTACAAAAAGAAAGAAGTTTTCTCTTTTATTGACATCGCTGATGGCGCTTACACTATTGGTCAGTGCATGTGGTGGCAACAACGCTGGTAACAGTGCTAGCAATGCATCTGGATCAGGAAAGTCTGAAAAGCCAGTTGAACTGATCTGGTATACGGTCGGTGCTCCACAAAAAGATGTGGACAAGGTTATGGAAGAAGTTAATAAGTATACTAAAGAAAAAATAAATGCAACCATCAAAATGAAGATGATTGATTTTGGTGACTATTCGCAAAAAATGCAAGTAATGGTCGCTTCAGGTGAGCCAATGGATATTATGTTCACTTGCTCCTGGGCGTTTGATTACGTGCAAAATGCACGTAAAGGCGCATTTATGGAACTAGATGATTTGCTGAAAAATCAAGGTAAAGACATTGTCGCAACTCTTGATCCTGCATTCTTAGAAGGTTCTAAGGTTGATGGACATAACTATGCAGTACCAGCTAACAAAGAACTTCCAGCTCAAGAAGTATGGCGTTTCAACAAAGAACTTCTTGATAAATATAACTTGGACATTTCGAACGTGAAATCGATGGAAAGCCTTGAGCCTTTATTGAAAACAATCAAGGAAAACGATCCTACCATTACACCGTACGCTATGGTTAAGGATTTCGTACCTATGATGCCATTTGACTACGTTATTGAGAAATTGCCAATGGCAGTGTATCAAGACACTACAGATTATAAAGTAGTTAACATTTTGGAAACTCCAGAAATAAAAGAAACACTAAAAACAGTACGTAAATTCTATAAAGCTGGATATGTTTCCCCAGAAGTATCTACAATCACTTCTGCTGATGACTTGTACAAATCCGGTAAATGGTTGGTAGACCGTGCGTCAACTCAACCTTTCGCAGACAACCTTTGGACTACAAGCCTTGGATATCCAATCGTCTCCACACCTGCTGGTGACCCGATTGTTTACAACTGGTCCGTAATGGGTTCGATGCAAGCGATCTCTGCTAACTCCAAATATCCGGAGAAAGCAATGGAATTCCTTAACTTGTTGAACACTGATCCTGTACTTCGTAACATGATCGATTCCGGTATCGAAGGCGTTCACTACGAAAAAGTTAGTGATAACGTGATGAAGAACTTGGATAAATCTAAAGACTATGATATGCCAACATTCTCGTTGGGTAACATTATGATCACTTATTTGAATGAAGGCGACCCTGAGAACAAATGGGACGAGTTCAAGAAATTTAACGAATCTGGTATTAACGCTCCATTGTTAGGCTTTAACTTCGATACTTCGAAAGTAACGACTGAATTGGCTGCGGTACAAAACGTGAAGGAAGAGTTCTGGTCCGCATTAATGACAGGAACTGTTGATCCTGACGAATACCTGCCAAAAGCTAATGAGAAGTTTAAAGCTGCTGGATTGGATAAAATCATCGCTGAAGCTCAAAGACAAATCGATGAGTGGAGAGCAGCAACAGGTAAATAACATCAGAATAACTGGAGAAAATCGGGCGGGTGATGCCTTTCGCCCGATTTTTTTCATTCAATTTACGTTGGCGGCCATTTTCAACATGTCCAAAAAAGCCAACAGTCAGCAAGGTTGAAATCACTACTTTCAGGAGGGATAAACGTGAAAATGGTCGGAGAGTTTTTCAGAAATATCAACAAAAATAAAGTTATGTTATTCATGGTTCTTCCCGGCGCACTTTGGTTCCTCTTCTTTTCCTATTTACCGATGCTGGGAACGATTATAGCCTTTAAGGAATATCGCTTCAGTCGCGATGGCTTCTGGGCCAGCATAGTGAACAGTAAATGGGTTGGATGGGACAACTTTAAATTCCTATTTAGCACGAATGACGCTTATATAATCACGCGAAATACATTGCTTTATAATGTTGTTTTTATCTTTGTAGGGCTGGCTTTATCGGTGCTATTAGCTATTGTATTATCAGAAATCACAAACAAACGTCTCTCCAAAATATATCAAACTGGCATGTTCCTACCTTACTTTCTATCATGGGTCATTGTCGGTTATTTCACGTTCAGTTTCTTAAGCGCAGACCGTGGATTGTTGAACGGGGTATTTGAATCTTTAGGTATTCAACCGATTCAATGGTACGCGGAATCAAAATATTGGCCGTTTATTCTAGTACTCGTATATTTGTGGAAAGCAGTAGGATATAACAGCGTTGTGTATTTAGCGTCTATTATGGGGATTGACAGATCGCTTTATGAAGCCGCTATGATTGATGGCGCTAGTAAGATGCAACAAATTCGGGCAATTACGCTACCACTTCTTAGACCAATCATCACGATCATGACACTATTGGCTATCGGAAAAATATTCTATGCAGACTTTGGTCTATTCTATCAAATCCCGAGAGATTCAGGGACGTTGTACGGAGTAACAAACGTTATCGATACTTATGTATATCGTGGTCTTAAATCAACGGGTGAAATTGGTATGAGTGCAGCAGCAGGGTTGTATCAATCCGTTGTAGGTTTTGTTCTAGTTATGACATCGAACTATATCGTACGCAAATTCGACAAGGACAACGCCTTGTTCTAATATACTGAAGGGAGTGAGTAGTGTGTCTCAAAGAAAAAAGAAAGAACGCGATTTTCATAACCTATCGACACCAATGAATATTTCATTTAACCTCATTGCCGGCATCTTTGCTATTCTGTGCGTGTTTCCTTTTCTGTTTGTGGTCATCATTTCCCTCACAGATGAAAGTGCACTTGCGAACAATGGTTACAGATTGATTCCTGAAAAATGGAGTTTTGCGGGTTACCAATATGTATTTGATATGGGAGATTCATTACTTCGTTCATATGGGGTGACGATTTTCGTCACGGTCGTAGGGACTATCATTAGTTTGTTGTTTATGGCTTTTTACGCTTATGCGGTTTCGAGAAAGAGCTTCAAATACCGTAATTTCTTTTCTTTCTTCGCCTTTTTCACGATGTTGTTTAATGGGGGACTTGTTCCAACCTATATCATCGTTACACAGCTTTTGGGCCTCAAAGATACCATTTGGGCTTTGATATTGCCGCTGGCTGTAAATGCCTTTTATATTATGATCTTACGGACTTTCTATAGCACTAGTGTTCCTGATGCTATTATTGAATCAGGGAAAATTGATGGCGCAGGGGAGTTCCGAATTTTCCTCAAGCTGGTACTTCCTTTATCCCTTCCGGGTCTAGCAACTATTGGTTTGTTCAGCACACTGGGTTACTGGAACGACTGGTTCAATGCACTACTCTATATCGACAGTCCAAACCTTGTACCGTTGCAATCCATGTTGATGCGTATTGAAACTAGTATGCAATTCATCATGCAGAACGCATCAAACAGCTCGATCAGTATGGAAGCTTTGAGATCCATGCCTCAAGATACTTCACGTATGGCGATGGTTGTTCTAGCTACATTACCTATTATTTTTGCATATCCGTTCTTCCAACGTTATTTCATTCAAGGACTTACGGTAGGTGCTGTTAAAGAATAAGGTCTTCACAGAAGGAGAGAAGGGAAACCATGATCTACAAGGATCGTAACAATTCTACTTCAGAACGAGTGGAACATTTGCTCAGTCTGATGACTTTGGAAGAGAAGATCGGCCAACTGATCCAACCCTTCGGTTGGCAGACGTATGAGAATATAGACGGTAAAATTGCACTTACAGAGTCTTTCAAGAAACAAGTGGAGAATGGCGGTATCGGCTCGTTATACGGCGTGCTTCGTGCAGATCCGTGGACAGGGGTTACGATTGAGACGGGCCTCTCCCCTGAAGAAGGGGCAGAGGCTGTCAACGAAATTCAGCGCTATGCAATAGAACACTCCCGTTTGGGTATTCCTATCCTAATTGGAGAGGAATGCTCCCACGGTCATATGGCGATTGGCGCTACGGTATTTCCAGTACCACTAAGTCTCGGAAGTACATGGAATGTGGATCTGTATCGTGAAATGTGCCGTGCTGTAGCTCGGGAGACCCGGAGCCAAGGTGGAGCGGCTACTTATTCGCCGGTACTAGATGTTGTTCGTGATCCTCGTTGGGGTCGGACCGAAGAATGCTTCGGTGAAGATGCTTACTTGATAAGCGAACTTGCGGTTGCTTCTGTAGAAGGTCTTCAGGGCGAATCGTTGGATCAAGATGACAGCGTAGTCGCTACGTTGAAGCATTTTGTTGGATACGGTAGCTCAGAGGGCGGCCGTAATGCAGGCCCTGTCCATATGGGCAAACGTGAGTTACTTGAAGTTGATATGCTTCCGTTCAAAAAGGCAGTGGAGGCTGGCGCAGTGTCAATTATGCCAGCTTATAACGAGATAGATGGAATGCCGTGTACGACGAATAGAGAACTTCTCCAGGATATTCTCCGTACGGAGTGGGGCTTTGACGGCATGGTTATTACTGACTGTGGTGCTATAGACATGTTGGCTACAGGTCATGATACAGCAGAAGATGGGATGGATGCAGCAGTACAAGCGATCTCTGCGGGCATTGATATGGAGATGTCCGGTGAAATGTTCGGCAAGTATTTGCTTGAAGCTGTACGCCAGGGAAAACTAGCCCCATCGATTGTAGATACTGCGGTTCGCCGAGTACTGAACTTGAAGTTCACACTCGGATTGTTCGATACTCCGTATGCTGATCCAAAGAAGGCATCTGAGGTCATTGGTAGCGAGGAACACATCGCACTTGCCCGGAAGATTGCCGGAGAAGGTATTGTTTTATTGAAAAATGAAGGAAAAGTACTACCTTTATCGAAAGAGTCAGGTACAATCGCTGTCATTGGGCCTAATGCTGATGTAGGTTACAACCAACTTGGTGACTATACTTCACCGCAACCAACCTCTAGGGTAACAACTGTCCTAGGCGGTATCCGTAGTAAGTTTGCAAAGGAACCAGATCGCGTGCTGTATGCGCCAGGATGCCGGATTAAGGATGATTCCAAAGAAGGTTTTGATTACGCTCTTAGCTGCGCCAAGCAAGCAGATACGATTGTTATGGTTGTTGGAGGATCCAGTGCACGTGATTTTGGAGAAGGATCGATCGATCTGAAGACAGGTGCTTCGAAGGTAACGGATCATTCATGGAGTGATATGGACTGCGGAGAAGGCATCGATCGTATGTCTTTGACGTTGTCTGGAGTACAACTTGAACTCGTTCAGGAGATTCATAAGCTGGGTAAACCGGTCATAGTGGTTTATATAAATGGTCGTCCGATTGCAGAACCTTGGATTGAAGACAATGCTCATGCGATTCTTGAGGCTTGGTATCCAGGTCAAGAGGGTGGACATGCGATTGCTGATATTTTGTTTGGTGATGTGAATCCGTCAGGTAAATTGACGATCTCTATACCGAAACATGTGGGGCAACTCCCGGTTTATTACAATGGCAAGCGTTCGAGAGGTAAACGTTATCTAGAGGATGACTCACAACCACGTTATCCGTTTGGGTATGGACTAAGTTATACAGAATTTAGTTATTCCAATCTCAAGGTTCAGCCAGAAGTGATCCCTGCGGATGGAGTAGCAACCGTTACGGTAGATGTAACAAATACTGGTGCTTTGGAAGGTGCAGAGGTCGTTCAGATGTATATTTCTGATACGGTTAGCAATATATCGAGACCAGCTAAGGAGCTAAAAGGCTTCCGCAAGGTGACATTAGCTCCGGGAGAGAGCAGAACCGTTGAGTTCACAGTCGGAGCTGAACAGCTACAGTACATTGGTCTGGACTATAAACCAGTTGTAGAACCTGGGGAATTCCGCGTACTCGTAGGAAAACACGTGAACGATACGCTTAACGCAATATTAATTGTGCAGGAGGATTAATATAGATGGAACGGATCAGACGTTTTATCAGGGAGCTTTCCGAGTCTCAATGGTTGGAACAGCGTGAATTTCGCGATTGGGAGATCATGTCATCTACGTATAAATTGCCTGGAGAATACGACAATGTAGCCCCTTATACGGATGGACATGATTTTAATCTTTTTCCTAGTAAACAAGGAACAACCTATTTCTTCCGTTCCCGTTTGGAGATCCCACAAGACTGGTTGAAATCCCATGTCGGGTTGATCTTTCAATCTGGTGGCGAAGGTTTACTTCGTATAAACGGGAAGTCTTATCAAGGGTTAGATCGAAATCATACATTTGTTACATTAGGTTCGAACATCATAGAACGTCCAATGGAACTTGAAATTGAGTTATTTGATCCCATTCCTGAGCCTGTGGACCCGTTGAATCAGCAGGCGGTAATTCAACCGCCAATCCGCTCGATTCAAAGCTCGATCGTTATTGTCAATCGTCCGGTACAGAGTCTGATGTATACGGCAACAGTTATTCGTGATTCCGCCGTATTATTACCGGAACAGGATTTCCGTCGTACACGTCTGATTGAAGCATTGTATAGTGCAATGGATGAATTTGTAGCACTCGACAAGGAATCTATTCGCGAAGGCAGTCTAGTTAAGGAAATAGACCTGCGTCTGAAGAAGAGAACTGCCGAGATCGGCGGGAATGCCGAGGGTACAATTCACATGGTTGGGCAATCTCACATTGATATTGCTTGGTTGTGGCCGGTAAGAGAGACGGTTCGTAAGACGAGTCGAACTTTCTCAACGGTTGATGCGCTCATGAATGAGTTTCCAGAGTATCAGTACGCTCAAAGCCAACCTCAGTTATTTGCTTTCCTAAAGGATAATGACCCTGAACTCTATGAACGAGTGAAGGGAAGGATTAAGGAAGGACGCTGGGAGCTTGTTGGTGGGATGTGGGTAGAACCTGATTTGAACATTCCAAGCGGCGAGTCGCTGATGCGTCAAATGTTATATGGACAAAGGTTCTATGAGGAAGAGTTCGGAATGACCTCTGAGATCGAATGGTTACCTGATACGTTTGGGTATTGTGCCTCTCTGCCTCAGATCCTGAAGCATGGTGGAATTCAGTATTTCATGACGACAAAGCTCGGATGGAATGATACGAATGTATTCCCATATGATCTGTTCCATTGGGTTGGTATCGACGGAACACCGATGTTGTCTTACTTAAATCATGGTGTGAATGAAAATACACTTCCGAAAGATGTGCATGAGCATTGGCAATCCTTCCGAGAGAAAGCGAAGCATAACGAGCAAATGCTGTTATATGGACATGGAGATGGTGGCGGTGGGGCCACTCGCGAAATGTTGGAATACATTGATCGTGCGGAGCTAATGGTTGGACAACCTGCCAGCAAATATAGTAATGCCGCTGAGTTCTTTACCGGAATTACAGAAGCAGCGCCACAGCTTCCTGAGTGGCATGGAGACCTGTATCTTGAGCTTCACCGCGGAACCTATACAACGCATGGTCGCAATAAGCTGAACAATCGGAAGGCCGAGGTTCTATACCGAGAAGCTGAATTATGGAACACACTTGCTTCGCCGGATATGGAGGCAGGACTACGGGATGAGGCTAGTCAGTCACTGCATGATGGCTGGAAACTAATTTTACTCAACCAGTTCCATGATATTATTCCGGGCTCTGCAATTACTGAAACCTATGTAACATCGATGAAAGAGTATACGGAAATTTTTGAACATGGAAACAAAGGGCTGCATCAAGGCTTGAACGTGTTAGCTGAACAAGTGAATACGGAAGGTGAAGGTACACCTTATATCGTATTTAATAGTCTCGGCTGGGCTCGAGATGCCGTCATTGCAATCAAGGGTGAAAGTGAATTAGCTGGACATGCCGTTTATGATGCAGATGGAATCCGCCTAGATATGGATCATGATACCGAAGGTGAGAATACAGCTTGGGTTCGAGTACCTAGTGTCCCTGCGTTTGGCTATAAGACAATTTGGTTGAGAACAGAAGAAGGATTAGCTAACTCTATTTCGGTTCAAGCTGATGCTAATGACAACAGTTTGGCTAACGGTTGGGAAACTCCATATTACCGTATACGGTTTAATGACCGAGGGGAAATGGTTAGTCTGTTTGATAAAACGGCTAATCGGGAGACTATTAAAGCAGGAGAAAGTGCGAACCGTCTTCATTTCTTCCATGACCGTCCAACGCTTTGGGATGCCTGGGATATTGATACTCGGTATGAAGAGCAACCAGCGGGAGATGCTGAACTACTGGAGATGAAACTTCTTAGCTCTGGAGCCATTAGAGATGTGCTGCGTTTCCGCTGGAAGTTGAATCAATCGGAAATTACACAAGACATGATTTTATATCATCATGATCAGCGCATAGATTTCAAAACGAAGGTAAGCTGGAATGAATCTCATAAGTTGCTGAAGGTTGGCTTCCCAGTGGATGTGGTAACGGACAAAGCGACCTATGAAATTCCGTTTGGCTCATTGGAACGTCCAACTCATCGTAATACAAGCTGGGAGCAGGCGCAGTACGAGGTATGTGGCCACCGTTTTGCCGATGTATCCGAGCGCGGATATGGTGTCAGCTTGTTGAATGATTGCAAGTATGGCTATGATATTCAAGGTAGCACCATTCGCCTGTCATTGTTGCGTGCGCCAAAATGGCCAGATGTCTCGGCTGATCTTGGCGAGCATGAGTTTACTTATTCGCTTTATCCTCATATGGAAGACTGGCGTCAAGCTCATACACTCAGGAAGGCAGCTGAACTGAATCATGCTCCTGTTGTTGTAGCATCTCAGACTAAGCA
This portion of the Paenibacillus segetis genome encodes:
- a CDS encoding alpha-mannosidase, whose amino-acid sequence is MERIRRFIRELSESQWLEQREFRDWEIMSSTYKLPGEYDNVAPYTDGHDFNLFPSKQGTTYFFRSRLEIPQDWLKSHVGLIFQSGGEGLLRINGKSYQGLDRNHTFVTLGSNIIERPMELEIELFDPIPEPVDPLNQQAVIQPPIRSIQSSIVIVNRPVQSLMYTATVIRDSAVLLPEQDFRRTRLIEALYSAMDEFVALDKESIREGSLVKEIDLRLKKRTAEIGGNAEGTIHMVGQSHIDIAWLWPVRETVRKTSRTFSTVDALMNEFPEYQYAQSQPQLFAFLKDNDPELYERVKGRIKEGRWELVGGMWVEPDLNIPSGESLMRQMLYGQRFYEEEFGMTSEIEWLPDTFGYCASLPQILKHGGIQYFMTTKLGWNDTNVFPYDLFHWVGIDGTPMLSYLNHGVNENTLPKDVHEHWQSFREKAKHNEQMLLYGHGDGGGGATREMLEYIDRAELMVGQPASKYSNAAEFFTGITEAAPQLPEWHGDLYLELHRGTYTTHGRNKLNNRKAEVLYREAELWNTLASPDMEAGLRDEASQSLHDGWKLILLNQFHDIIPGSAITETYVTSMKEYTEIFEHGNKGLHQGLNVLAEQVNTEGEGTPYIVFNSLGWARDAVIAIKGESELAGHAVYDADGIRLDMDHDTEGENTAWVRVPSVPAFGYKTIWLRTEEGLANSISVQADANDNSLANGWETPYYRIRFNDRGEMVSLFDKTANRETIKAGESANRLHFFHDRPTLWDAWDIDTRYEEQPAGDAELLEMKLLSSGAIRDVLRFRWKLNQSEITQDMILYHHDQRIDFKTKVSWNESHKLLKVGFPVDVVTDKATYEIPFGSLERPTHRNTSWEQAQYEVCGHRFADVSERGYGVSLLNDCKYGYDIQGSTIRLSLLRAPKWPDVSADLGEHEFTYSLYPHMEDWRQAHTLRKAAELNHAPVVVASQTKQGSLPSMQSLIHFSGQHVVLDTVKPSEDGKGSILRFYESAGGRETVELEWPQDCTEVFLSNALEQEINMIEYVGSRIELQFSPYEIKTIKINY